In one Poseidonibacter antarcticus genomic region, the following are encoded:
- the tuf gene encoding elongation factor Tu, giving the protein MAKEKFERSKPHVNIGTIGHVDHGKTTLTAAISAVLTNAGGGTMMDYDQIDNAPEERERGITIATSHIEYETATRHYAHVDCPGHADYVKNMITGAAQMDGAILVIAATDGPMAQTREHILLSKQVGVPYIIVFMNKEDQLDEEDKEEMLELVEMEIRELLSDYDFPGDDTPIIAGSAFQALEEAKAGVNGEWSAKIMQLMDAVDTYIPTPKRDTEQDFLMPVEDVFSISGRGTVVTGRIEKGIVKIGETIEIVGIRDTITTTVTGVEMFRKEMEQGEAGDNCGVLLRGVKKEDVERGQVLIKPGTITPHTDFRCEVYILSKEEGGRHTPFFSGYRPQFYVRTTDVTGSCTLPEGTEMVMPGDNVEMTVALVAPVALEKGTKFAIREGGRTVGAGVVAEIIK; this is encoded by the coding sequence ATGGCAAAAGAAAAATTTGAACGAAGTAAACCACACGTAAATATCGGGACTATCGGTCACGTAGATCATGGTAAAACTACTTTAACAGCAGCAATATCAGCAGTTTTAACTAACGCTGGTGGTGGAACTATGATGGATTATGATCAAATCGATAATGCACCAGAAGAAAGAGAAAGAGGAATTACAATTGCTACTTCTCATATTGAATATGAAACAGCAACTAGACACTATGCACACGTAGATTGTCCAGGTCACGCCGATTATGTTAAAAACATGATTACTGGTGCTGCACAAATGGATGGAGCTATCTTAGTTATTGCAGCTACTGATGGTCCTATGGCACAAACTAGAGAGCATATCTTATTATCTAAACAAGTTGGTGTTCCTTACATCATTGTTTTCATGAACAAAGAAGATCAATTAGACGAAGAAGATAAAGAAGAAATGTTAGAACTAGTTGAAATGGAAATTAGAGAGTTACTTTCTGATTATGATTTCCCAGGTGATGACACTCCAATTATTGCAGGATCTGCATTCCAAGCATTAGAAGAAGCTAAAGCTGGTGTAAATGGTGAATGGTCTGCTAAAATCATGCAACTTATGGATGCTGTTGATACTTATATCCCAACTCCAAAAAGAGATACTGAACAAGATTTCTTAATGCCTGTTGAAGATGTTTTCTCTATTTCAGGAAGAGGAACAGTTGTAACTGGTAGAATTGAAAAAGGTATCGTTAAAATTGGTGAAACAATTGAAATCGTTGGAATTAGAGATACTATTACTACTACTGTAACTGGTGTTGAAATGTTCAGAAAAGAAATGGAACAAGGTGAAGCAGGTGATAACTGTGGTGTTCTATTAAGAGGTGTTAAAAAAGAAGACGTTGAAAGAGGTCAAGTTTTAATTAAGCCTGGTACAATCACTCCTCATACTGACTTTAGATGTGAAGTATATATTCTTTCTAAAGAAGAGGGTGGTAGACATACTCCATTCTTCTCTGGATATAGACCACAATTTTACGTAAGAACTACTGATGTAACTGGTTCTTGTACACTTCCAGAAGGTACTGAAATGGTTATGCCTGGTGACAACGTTGAAATGACTGTAGCATTAGTTGCTCCTGTCGCTCTTGAAAAGGGAACAAAGTTCGCTATTAGAGAAGGTGGTAGAACTGTTGGTGCTGGTGTTGTTGCAGAAATTATCAAGTAA
- the rpmG gene encoding 50S ribosomal protein L33, whose amino-acid sequence MASANIKIGLKCQECGDINYTTMKNPKTHTEKFETKKYSPRLKKHTLHKEVKLKS is encoded by the coding sequence ATGGCAAGCGCAAATATAAAAATCGGACTTAAATGTCAAGAGTGTGGTGATATTAACTACACTACTATGAAAAATCCTAAGACTCATACTGAAAAGTTTGAGACTAAGAAATATAGTCCAAGATTAAAAAAACATACTTTACACAAAGAAGTAAAATTAAAGTCATAA